In Paracoccus aerodenitrificans, the following are encoded in one genomic region:
- a CDS encoding low molecular weight phosphatase family protein, which produces MSGQIPNSVLFCCDHNAVRSPMAEGMMKKFYGHAAYVQSAGVRNDLEIDGFAIAVCQELGVELSRHRSRSFEEMQSWGDDLSSFDLIIALSPASQRQAIELTRHAHLDIEYWPVMDPTGLAEGRDAVLQKYREARDQIRTRMIDRFGTPVDS; this is translated from the coding sequence ATGTCCGGGCAGATCCCCAATTCGGTGCTGTTCTGCTGCGATCATAACGCTGTCCGCTCGCCAATGGCCGAGGGGATGATGAAGAAATTCTATGGCCATGCCGCTTATGTCCAGTCGGCGGGGGTCAGGAACGATCTGGAAATCGACGGGTTCGCGATTGCCGTCTGTCAGGAACTCGGCGTGGAGTTGTCGCGCCACCGCTCACGCAGTTTCGAAGAGATGCAAAGCTGGGGAGACGATCTCAGCAGTTTCGACCTGATCATCGCCCTGTCGCCCGCATCGCAGCGTCAGGCGATCGAGCTGACCCGGCATGCGCATCTCGATATCGAATACTGGCCGGTCATGGACCCGACCGGTCTGGCCGAGGGGCGTGACGCGGTTCTGCAGAAATATCGCGAGGCCCGGGACCAGATCCGCACGCGCATGATCGACCGTTTCGGCACACCTGTGGACTCATAG
- a CDS encoding acetyl-CoA C-acetyltransferase, with protein MSISDPVVIVSAARTPMGGFQGDFASLPAADLGAAAIGAAIERSGVAADQVQEVIMGCVLPAGQGQAPARQAALGAGLPFGTGATTINKMCGSGMKAAMLAHDLLLAGSADIAVAGGMESMSNAPYLLPKSREGMRMGHGQVLDHMFLDGLEDAYDKGRLMGTFAEDCAQSYGFTRQEQDDFAIESLTRAQNAISGGQFAREITPVTVSSRKGDVVVGIDEQPGKARMDKIPTLKPAFRKDGTVTAANSSSISDGAAAMVLMRRSRAERLGLTPLAVIAGHATYADKPSLFPTAPVGAMKYLAERTGWDLADVDLFEINEAFAVVTMAAMRDLDLPHDKVNIHGGACALGHPIGASGARVMVTLLAALETYGKTRGVASLCIGGGEATAVAIERVS; from the coding sequence ATGTCCATAAGCGATCCGGTGGTCATCGTCAGTGCGGCCCGTACGCCGATGGGCGGGTTTCAGGGCGATTTCGCAAGCTTGCCCGCCGCAGATCTGGGAGCGGCGGCAATCGGGGCCGCGATTGAGCGCAGCGGTGTCGCCGCCGATCAGGTTCAGGAAGTCATCATGGGCTGCGTGCTGCCCGCCGGTCAGGGGCAGGCTCCGGCGCGGCAGGCGGCCCTCGGCGCGGGGCTGCCCTTCGGCACCGGGGCCACGACGATCAACAAGATGTGCGGGTCTGGCATGAAAGCCGCGATGCTGGCGCATGATCTGCTTCTTGCGGGCAGTGCCGATATCGCCGTGGCGGGCGGGATGGAGAGCATGTCGAACGCCCCTTATCTGCTACCCAAATCGCGCGAGGGGATGCGCATGGGGCATGGTCAGGTGCTGGATCACATGTTTCTCGACGGGCTGGAGGACGCCTATGACAAGGGCCGCCTCATGGGCACATTCGCCGAGGATTGTGCGCAATCCTATGGTTTCACCCGGCAAGAGCAGGATGATTTCGCCATCGAATCCCTGACCCGCGCCCAGAATGCCATCAGTGGCGGGCAGTTCGCCCGGGAAATCACTCCGGTGACGGTCAGCAGTCGTAAGGGCGATGTGGTGGTCGGGATCGATGAACAGCCCGGCAAGGCGCGGATGGACAAGATTCCGACGCTGAAGCCCGCCTTCCGCAAGGATGGGACGGTGACGGCGGCGAACTCATCGTCGATTTCGGACGGGGCTGCGGCGATGGTCCTGATGCGGCGCAGCCGGGCCGAGCGGCTGGGTCTGACGCCTCTGGCGGTGATTGCCGGTCATGCGACCTATGCCGACAAGCCAAGCCTGTTCCCGACCGCTCCGGTCGGTGCGATGAAATATCTGGCCGAGCGGACCGGATGGGATCTGGCCGATGTCGATCTGTTCGAAATCAACGAGGCCTTCGCTGTCGTCACAATGGCCGCGATGCGCGATCTGGACCTGCCGCATGACAAGGTGAACATTCATGGCGGCGCATGCGCTCTGGGTCATCCCATCGGTGCATCAGGTGCGCGGGTCATGGTGACGCTGCTTGCGGCACTTGAGACCTACGGCAAGACGCGCGGCGTGGCGTCACTGTGCATCGGAGGTGGTGAGGCGACTGCTGTGGCGATTGAGCGGGTGAGTTGA
- a CDS encoding IS5 family transposase (programmed frameshift): MSNLFWLTDAQMERLKPYFPKSHGKPRVDDRRVLSGIIFINRNGLRWCDAPTDYGPAKTLYNRWKRWSENGTFARIMVGLAAESAEHNTIMIDATYLKAHRTASSLRVKKGGGGRQIGRTKGGMNTKLHAVTDAKGRPIGFFMSAGQVSDYTGAAALLNSLPEADWLLADRGYDADWFRDALKNKGIKVCIPGRKSRKKPVKYDKRRYKRRNRIEIMFGRLKDWRRVATRYDRCPETFFSAILLAATVIFWL; the protein is encoded by the exons ATGAGCAACCTTTTCTGGCTGACTGACGCGCAGATGGAGCGTCTGAAACCCTATTTCCCGAAATCCCACGGCAAGCCACGCGTTGACGACCGGCGTGTGCTGAGCGGCATAATATTCATCAATCGTAATGGCTTGCGATGGTGCGACGCGCCGACGGACTACGGCCCCGCCAAGACGCTCTACAACCGCTGGAAGCGCTGGAGCGAGAACGGGACCTTCGCCCGGATCATGGTGGGCCTCGCCGCCGAGAGCGCCGAACACAATACGATCATGATCGACGCGACCTATCTGAAAGCGCACCGCACGGCCTCGAGCCTGCGGGTCAAAAAAGGGGGCG GCGGGCGCCAGATCGGGCGAACGAAAGGCGGCATGAACACGAAACTGCACGCCGTCACCGACGCGAAGGGCCGCCCGATAGGGTTCTTCATGTCCGCCGGACAAGTCAGTGATTACACCGGGGCAGCGGCACTTCTGAACAGCCTGCCGGAGGCGGATTGGCTGCTGGCCGATCGGGGCTATGATGCCGACTGGTTCAGAGATGCCTTGAAAAACAAGGGGATAAAGGTTTGCATCCCGGGTCGGAAGTCGCGCAAGAAACCCGTCAAATACGACAAGCGGCGCTACAAACGCCGCAACCGCATCGAAATCATGTTCGGCCGACTCAAGGATTGGAGGCGCGTCGCCACCCGATACGACCGTTGCCCCGAGACCTTCTTCTCTGCAATCCTGCTCGCCGCGACCGTCATCTTCTGGTTATGA
- the edd gene encoding phosphogluconate dehydratase has product MTLHSTIDRVTDRIRERSATSRPAYLDRMAKAAEDGPRRAHLSCGNQAHAYAGMPNKDELATTRKPNIGIVTAYNDMLSAHKPYERFPDLIREAAARAGATAQVAGGVPAMCDGVTQGRAGMELSLFSRDVIALAASVAMSHDTFDSAMYLGVCDKIVPGLVIAAATFGHVPSVFVPAGPMPSGLPNDEKSRVRQQFASGEVGRDRLMEAEMASYHSPGTCTFYGTANSNQMLMEFMGLHLPGSSFVNPGTEMRDALTGAAVERAAAITRLGNDYLPVGEVLDERAFVNGIVGLMATGGSTNLVLHLPAMARAAGVLLDIEDFHDISETVPLMARVYPNGLADVNHFHAAGGLGYMIRHLLEAGLLHEDVRTIAGGGLDRYTTEPKMRGGRVVWEDGPSESQNDKILRPASDAFAPTGGLKQLQGNMGRGVIKVSAVAPERHIIEAPARVFTDQEQVKDAFRAGEFTEDTIVVVRFQGPAANGMPELHSLTPILAVLQDRGLKVALVTDGRMSGASGKVPAAIHIAPEAANGGPIAKVRDGDIVRLDAVSGRIECQADDFDSRDCATADLSGNQYGMGREMFGVFRAAASDSTEGACAIL; this is encoded by the coding sequence ATGACATTACACAGCACCATCGACCGCGTGACCGACCGGATCCGGGAACGCTCTGCCACATCCCGCCCCGCCTATCTCGACCGCATGGCCAAGGCTGCCGAGGACGGGCCGCGCCGGGCGCATCTCTCTTGTGGCAATCAGGCGCATGCCTATGCCGGGATGCCGAACAAGGACGAACTGGCGACGACCAGAAAGCCGAATATCGGCATTGTCACCGCCTATAATGATATGCTTTCCGCCCATAAACCGTATGAGCGTTTTCCCGATCTGATCCGCGAGGCTGCCGCCCGGGCCGGAGCGACCGCGCAGGTCGCGGGCGGGGTGCCTGCCATGTGCGACGGGGTGACTCAGGGCCGGGCGGGGATGGAGCTGTCGCTGTTTTCGCGCGATGTCATCGCCCTTGCCGCGAGTGTGGCGATGTCGCATGACACGTTCGATTCGGCCATGTATCTGGGCGTTTGCGACAAGATCGTGCCCGGTCTGGTGATTGCGGCAGCCACGTTCGGGCATGTCCCCTCGGTCTTCGTTCCCGCAGGCCCCATGCCCTCGGGTCTGCCCAATGACGAAAAATCCCGCGTGCGCCAGCAATTCGCCAGCGGAGAGGTCGGGCGCGACAGGCTGATGGAAGCCGAGATGGCCTCATATCATTCACCCGGCACCTGCACCTTCTACGGCACGGCGAACTCGAACCAGATGCTGATGGAATTCATGGGGCTGCATCTGCCCGGATCGAGCTTCGTCAATCCCGGCACCGAAATGCGCGATGCGCTGACCGGCGCGGCGGTGGAACGCGCGGCGGCGATCACCCGGCTGGGGAATGATTATCTTCCCGTCGGCGAGGTTCTGGACGAACGCGCCTTCGTGAACGGTATTGTCGGGCTGATGGCGACCGGAGGGTCAACCAATCTGGTTCTCCATCTTCCGGCAATGGCGCGGGCGGCGGGCGTGCTTCTGGATATCGAGGATTTCCACGATATTTCCGAAACCGTCCCGCTGATGGCACGGGTCTATCCAAACGGTCTGGCCGACGTGAACCATTTCCATGCCGCGGGCGGGCTTGGATACATGATCCGCCACCTGCTGGAAGCAGGGCTTCTGCACGAGGATGTCCGCACCATCGCGGGCGGCGGTCTGGACCGCTATACGACCGAGCCGAAGATGCGCGGTGGGCGCGTGGTCTGGGAAGACGGTCCGTCCGAATCCCAGAACGACAAGATCCTGCGCCCGGCCAGCGACGCTTTTGCGCCGACCGGCGGGCTGAAGCAGCTTCAGGGCAATATGGGAAGGGGCGTCATCAAGGTCTCTGCCGTGGCCCCTGAGCGTCATATCATCGAAGCCCCTGCCCGCGTCTTTACCGATCAGGAACAGGTGAAAGACGCCTTCCGCGCCGGAGAGTTCACCGAAGACACGATCGTCGTCGTCCGCTTTCAGGGTCCGGCTGCGAATGGCATGCCGGAACTGCATTCGCTGACCCCGATTCTGGCGGTGCTTCAGGATCGCGGGCTGAAAGTCGCGCTTGTGACGGATGGGCGGATGTCGGGCGCATCCGGCAAGGTGCCGGCGGCGATACATATCGCGCCCGAAGCCGCGAATGGCGGACCCATCGCCAAGGTGCGAGACGGCGACATCGTCCGGCTGGACGCGGTCAGCGGCCGCATCGAATGTCAGGCCGATGATTTCGACAGCCGCGATTGCGCGACGGCCGATCTGTCCGGCAACCAATACGGCATGGGCCGCGAGATGTTCGGCGTGTTCCGCGCCGCTGCCAGCGATTCGACCGAAGGAGCCTGCGCGATCCTATAG
- a CDS encoding RSP_2647 family RNA methyltransferase has product MTSLPVIRLRPKTKPQAIRHGFPWVFADEVVTDRRTRALAPGSFAVLEDPERRPMALVTVNPESKIIARVMDPDPETRIDADWLSARLDRALAMREKIYDAPFYRLIHAEADGLPGLIVDRFGDTVVMQPNAAWSDVMADQIAADLVSVAGVRNVILNGQGRARGLEGLAERMDVLAGEAPSSPIRVPMNGAVYMADVMGGQKTGLFFDQRPNHAFAQKLASGRVLDVFSHVGGFGLAMLAAGAEHATLVDGSEPALALAREGASAMEMTDRIETRQQDAFAAMEALAEEGRQFDVVICDPPAFAPSKQALQAGLRAYERVAKLAAPLVAAGGYLGLCSCSHAADLTSFRNVSARGIGRGGRRGQLIHTGQAGPDHPTLPQLAETGYLKALFFRLDG; this is encoded by the coding sequence ATGACATCGCTTCCCGTAATCCGCCTGCGCCCGAAGACGAAACCGCAGGCAATCCGACATGGTTTTCCCTGGGTCTTCGCGGATGAGGTGGTAACAGACCGTCGCACCCGGGCGCTCGCTCCGGGAAGTTTCGCCGTGCTGGAGGACCCCGAGCGGCGGCCAATGGCGCTTGTGACCGTCAACCCCGAATCAAAGATCATCGCGCGGGTCATGGACCCCGATCCCGAGACGCGCATCGATGCCGACTGGCTGAGCGCCCGGCTGGACCGCGCCCTTGCCATGCGCGAAAAAATCTATGACGCGCCGTTCTATCGTCTGATCCATGCCGAGGCGGATGGGCTGCCCGGGCTGATCGTCGACCGCTTCGGCGACACGGTCGTCATGCAGCCCAATGCCGCATGGTCGGATGTGATGGCGGATCAGATTGCGGCGGATCTTGTTTCAGTTGCCGGGGTCAGGAATGTGATCCTGAACGGTCAGGGCCGTGCGCGGGGGCTGGAGGGATTGGCAGAGCGGATGGATGTGCTTGCCGGGGAAGCACCGTCCTCGCCGATCCGGGTGCCGATGAATGGCGCGGTCTATATGGCCGATGTGATGGGCGGGCAGAAAACGGGGCTGTTCTTCGATCAGCGGCCAAACCACGCATTCGCTCAGAAACTTGCCTCGGGCAGGGTGCTGGACGTGTTCAGCCATGTTGGCGGGTTCGGTCTGGCGATGCTGGCGGCGGGTGCTGAACATGCCACGCTGGTGGACGGATCGGAACCCGCATTGGCGCTTGCCCGAGAGGGTGCCTCGGCGATGGAAATGACCGACCGGATCGAGACGCGGCAGCAGGACGCCTTCGCCGCGATGGAGGCTCTCGCCGAGGAGGGCAGGCAATTCGATGTGGTCATCTGCGACCCGCCAGCCTTCGCGCCCTCGAAACAGGCCTTGCAGGCGGGGTTGCGTGCCTATGAGCGTGTTGCAAAACTGGCCGCGCCGCTGGTGGCTGCGGGCGGGTATCTGGGGCTATGCTCATGCAGCCATGCCGCCGATCTGACCAGTTTCCGGAACGTCTCGGCGCGGGGGATCGGCAGGGGAGGCCGCCGGGGTCAGTTGATCCATACAGGGCAGGCCGGGCCGGATCATCCGACGTTGCCTCAGCTTGCGGAGACGGGCTATCTCAAGGCGTTGTTCTTCCGGCTTGACGGATGA
- a CDS encoding RSP_2648 family PIN domain-containing protein, whose translation MIAVLDACVLFPTILREILTDAAEEGLYRAVWSERILREWTRAAARPGPVDADIASAEAAALRDRFPDAAIEADEDLARGLDLPDPADRHVVAAAMQAEADQIVTFNLRDFPRPAMSAAGLRAIHPDAFLTGLWAENPDILAGIVVNTHAKAIRLGSEMELRSMLKRARLPRLGKALTR comes from the coding sequence ATGATCGCGGTTCTCGATGCCTGCGTCTTATTCCCGACGATCCTGCGCGAGATCCTGACGGATGCCGCTGAAGAAGGGCTATACCGCGCCGTCTGGTCCGAGCGTATCCTGCGTGAATGGACCCGCGCAGCAGCCCGTCCCGGTCCTGTGGATGCCGATATCGCCAGTGCCGAGGCGGCGGCGCTGCGCGACCGTTTCCCCGATGCCGCCATCGAGGCGGATGAGGATCTGGCGCGTGGTCTCGATCTGCCGGACCCTGCGGACAGGCATGTCGTCGCGGCGGCGATGCAGGCCGAGGCCGATCAGATCGTGACCTTCAACCTGCGCGATTTTCCGCGTCCCGCCATGTCCGCAGCCGGTCTTCGCGCCATCCATCCCGATGCGTTCCTGACGGGATTATGGGCCGAAAATCCCGATATCCTCGCGGGGATCGTCGTAAATACCCATGCGAAAGCCATCCGGCTTGGCAGCGAAATGGAGTTGCGCAGCATGTTGAAACGTGCGCGGCTGCCGAGATTGGGCAAGGCGCTGACCCGCTGA
- the zwf gene encoding glucose-6-phosphate dehydrogenase, protein MVVRTIPVDDFDLVIFGATGDLARRKILPGLYRRFLAGQMPPSARIIGAARSDNSDEEFRKETRAAIEEFAPKADKSELNAFLSQLHYVPIDAKGPGGWDSLKTLMRDSVVRAFYFSVAPSLFGDLAQRLSEYGIADKNSRIVVEKPFGRDLASARALNATLAEHFAEGQIYRIDHYLGKETVQNLMAVRFANILFEPLWNAQYVDHVQITVSETVGVGGRGGYYDQSGAMRDMVQNHLMQLLCLTAMEPPYHFDPDAVRDEKLKVIRALEPVSPSEIVRGQYQADGEEPGYLEDAENPDSRTESFVALKVRISNWRWQNTPFYLRTGKKMRSRTSEIVVSFKEPPHSIFDESSQRRPNQLVIKLQPDEGMVMTVMIKEPGPGGMRLMQVPLDMSFADTFGPDGADMPDAYERLVMDVIRGNQTLFMRGDEVEAAWAWADPIIEAWDSAKTLPEPYDAGSSGPEEALGLMHRDNRRWREIRA, encoded by the coding sequence ATGGTCGTGAGAACCATTCCTGTCGACGATTTCGATCTGGTTATTTTCGGCGCGACCGGCGATCTCGCCCGCCGCAAGATCCTTCCGGGGCTGTATCGCCGCTTTCTGGCCGGGCAGATGCCTCCGTCAGCCCGGATCATCGGGGCGGCCCGTTCCGATAACTCGGACGAAGAATTCCGCAAGGAAACCCGCGCCGCTATCGAGGAATTCGCCCCGAAAGCGGATAAAAGCGAACTGAACGCGTTTCTGAGCCAGCTTCACTATGTCCCGATCGACGCCAAGGGACCGGGTGGCTGGGACAGTTTGAAAACGCTAATGCGCGATTCCGTGGTGCGGGCGTTTTATTTCTCGGTTGCGCCGTCGCTTTTCGGGGATCTGGCGCAGCGCCTGTCGGAATATGGGATCGCCGACAAGAACAGCCGGATCGTGGTCGAAAAGCCCTTTGGCCGGGACCTCGCCTCGGCGCGGGCGCTGAATGCAACGCTGGCCGAGCATTTCGCCGAGGGGCAGATTTACCGGATCGACCATTATCTGGGCAAGGAAACCGTTCAGAACCTGATGGCGGTGCGGTTTGCGAATATCCTTTTCGAGCCGCTCTGGAACGCGCAATATGTGGATCACGTCCAGATCACCGTGTCCGAAACCGTCGGCGTTGGCGGGCGCGGCGGCTATTACGACCAGTCAGGGGCGATGCGCGATATGGTGCAGAACCATCTGATGCAGCTTCTCTGCCTGACCGCGATGGAGCCGCCCTATCATTTCGATCCGGATGCGGTGCGCGATGAAAAGCTGAAAGTCATCCGTGCGCTTGAGCCGGTCAGCCCCTCGGAAATCGTCCGGGGCCAGTATCAGGCCGACGGGGAAGAGCCGGGATATCTTGAAGATGCCGAAAACCCCGACAGCCGGACGGAAAGCTTTGTTGCGCTGAAGGTGCGGATTTCGAACTGGCGTTGGCAGAATACGCCGTTTTACCTGCGGACCGGCAAGAAAATGCGCTCTCGTACCAGTGAGATCGTGGTCAGCTTCAAAGAGCCGCCGCATTCCATTTTCGATGAAAGCAGTCAGCGGCGTCCCAATCAGCTTGTGATCAAGCTTCAGCCGGATGAAGGTATGGTCATGACCGTGATGATCAAAGAGCCGGGCCCCGGCGGGATGCGCCTGATGCAGGTGCCTCTGGATATGTCCTTCGCGGATACGTTCGGGCCGGACGGGGCGGATATGCCCGACGCCTATGAGCGTCTGGTGATGGATGTCATCCGTGGCAACCAGACCCTGTTCATGCGCGGAGATGAGGTCGAGGCCGCATGGGCCTGGGCCGATCCCATTATCGAGGCATGGGATTCCGCCAAGACACTGCCTGAACCCTATGATGCGGGTTCCTCGGGCCCCGAAGAGGCGCTTGGCCTGATGCATCGCGACAACCGACGCTGGAGGGAGATTCGCGCATGA
- the pgl gene encoding 6-phosphogluconolactonase, with translation MTDIKTYPDRELMALSLADRIAGELRQNLEAVGATSLCVPGGSTPSQMFRALSDLPLDWKNVTIFLNDERWVDAGNPRSNSAMIRKTLLTGPAEAAHYLDLYTGEATPEDAAPALSEQIKPHLPITVLVLGMGDDKHTASLFPGAPGLGALLANDAPPVMAASGGAEPRITLTAPALHSALNTHIMITGAEKRAALDAAMGADPETAPISAFLRQATVHYAE, from the coding sequence ATGACCGATATCAAGACCTATCCCGACCGTGAACTGATGGCGCTGTCGCTTGCCGACAGGATCGCCGGCGAATTGCGGCAAAATCTCGAAGCGGTCGGAGCGACCAGCCTGTGCGTCCCCGGAGGCTCGACGCCCTCCCAGATGTTCCGGGCGCTGTCGGATCTGCCGCTGGACTGGAAAAATGTCACCATCTTCCTGAATGACGAAAGATGGGTGGATGCGGGCAATCCGCGCTCGAATTCCGCGATGATCCGCAAAACCCTGCTGACGGGTCCTGCGGAAGCCGCGCATTATCTGGATCTCTATACCGGAGAGGCGACGCCCGAAGACGCGGCCCCCGCCCTGTCAGAGCAGATAAAACCGCATCTGCCGATCACCGTGCTGGTGCTCGGCATGGGCGATGACAAGCACACGGCCAGCCTCTTTCCCGGTGCGCCGGGTCTGGGGGCGCTTCTGGCGAATGACGCGCCGCCGGTCATGGCGGCGAGCGGCGGGGCAGAGCCGCGTATCACCCTGACCGCCCCGGCGCTGCATTCGGCGCTGAACACGCATATCATGATCACCGGCGCCGAAAAACGCGCCGCACTTGACGCTGCGATGGGTGCCGACCCCGAGACAGCGCCGATCTCAGCCTTTCTTCGTCAAGCAACGGTGCATTATGCCGAATGA
- the pgi gene encoding glucose-6-phosphate isomerase — translation MPNDLEPIWSRLEALRPSGDQRITSLFDNDPDRAEDFRVVVDGLIFDYSKTSIDAEARAALLELAAGVPSRRDAMFSGRRINETEDRAVLHTALRNFDTPLTIDGEDVSAEVSGTLDRMSEFAKAVRDGSFTGQGGRITDIVNIGIGGSDLGPAMAALALSPYHDGPRTHFVSNVDSADIADTLTGLNPETTLIIVASKTFTTIETMTNAQTALNWMKDKVSEPSAQFAALSSSAERTTEWGIDASRVFGFADWVGGRYSMWGPIGVSLMIAIGPDNFREFLRGGAAMDAHFRDAPLERNMPVLLGLVGIWHYQINNYPTRAVLPYDNRLMRLPAYLQQLEMESNGKRVAMDGSELTRNSGPVVWGEPGTNGQHAFYQLIHQGTQIVPCEFIAAARGHEPDLDHHHKLLLANCLAQSEALMCGRDLDTARELMTAKGLSGDELERQARHRVFPGNRPSTTLLMEQLTPFTLGQIVALYEHRVFVEGTIFGINSFDQWGVELGKELALKVAPLLDGKPSPDHDPSTQALADQILKMRAGTR, via the coding sequence ATGCCGAATGATCTTGAACCGATCTGGTCCCGTCTTGAAGCCCTCCGCCCGTCGGGGGATCAGCGCATCACATCGCTGTTCGACAATGATCCCGACCGGGCCGAAGATTTCCGGGTGGTCGTGGATGGCCTGATCTTCGATTATTCCAAGACCAGTATCGACGCCGAAGCCCGCGCCGCGCTGCTTGAACTGGCGGCAGGCGTTCCGTCGCGCCGGGATGCGATGTTCTCTGGCAGGCGCATCAATGAAACCGAGGACCGGGCGGTCCTGCATACGGCGCTGCGCAACTTTGATACCCCGCTGACAATCGACGGAGAGGATGTCAGCGCTGAGGTCTCAGGGACGCTTGACCGGATGTCGGAATTCGCGAAGGCGGTTCGTGACGGCAGCTTCACCGGGCAGGGCGGACGGATCACCGATATCGTAAATATCGGCATTGGCGGCTCGGATCTGGGTCCGGCAATGGCGGCGCTTGCCCTGTCGCCCTATCATGACGGGCCGCGTACGCATTTCGTGTCAAATGTGGATTCTGCGGATATTGCCGACACACTGACCGGGCTGAACCCCGAAACCACGCTGATCATTGTAGCCTCGAAAACCTTCACCACAATCGAGACGATGACCAATGCGCAGACGGCGCTGAACTGGATGAAGGACAAGGTCTCAGAGCCTTCCGCGCAATTCGCCGCGCTTTCATCCTCTGCCGAGCGCACGACGGAATGGGGTATCGACGCCTCCCGCGTGTTTGGCTTCGCGGATTGGGTCGGCGGGCGGTACTCGATGTGGGGACCGATCGGGGTGTCGCTGATGATCGCCATCGGGCCTGATAATTTCCGCGAATTCCTGCGCGGCGGCGCGGCGATGGATGCGCATTTCCGCGATGCGCCTCTGGAGCGGAATATGCCGGTCCTGCTGGGACTGGTCGGCATCTGGCACTATCAGATCAATAATTACCCGACGCGGGCCGTTCTGCCCTATGATAACCGTCTGATGCGGCTGCCGGCCTATCTGCAACAGCTTGAGATGGAATCGAACGGCAAGCGTGTCGCGATGGACGGCTCCGAACTGACCCGCAATTCCGGTCCCGTTGTCTGGGGTGAGCCGGGGACGAACGGGCAGCATGCTTTCTATCAGCTGATCCATCAGGGTACGCAGATCGTCCCCTGTGAGTTCATCGCCGCCGCGCGGGGGCATGAGCCGGATCTGGATCATCACCACAAGCTTTTGCTGGCCAATTGTCTGGCCCAGTCAGAGGCGCTGATGTGCGGCCGCGATCTGGACACCGCCCGCGAGCTGATGACGGCCAAGGGGCTGAGCGGCGATGAGCTGGAACGTCAGGCTCGCCATCGCGTCTTCCCCGGCAACCGACCCTCTACGACCCTGCTGATGGAACAGCTTACGCCCTTCACGCTCGGCCAGATCGTCGCGCTTTACGAGCATCGGGTTTTTGTCGAAGGGACGATTTTCGGTATTAACAGCTTCGATCAATGGGGCGTCGAGTTGGGCAAGGAATTGGCGCTGAAAGTCGCCCCGTTGCTGGACGGAAAGCCCTCGCCGGATCATGATCCTTCGACGCAGGCTCTTGCGGACCAGATCCTGAAAATGCGGGCCGGGACCCGGTAA